One segment of Methylotuvimicrobium sp. KM2 DNA contains the following:
- a CDS encoding ATP-binding protein, whose product MQLTELESAMSDLKKLPLAIQTFAEIRENPYCYVDKTEHIRRMIDSSKAYFLSRPRRFGKSLLVDTLKELFEGNQVLFEGLFIYDKWNWNLTYPVIKIDFASGILQSRKQLDERIEIILAENQQRLSVESRNERADIPGKFTDLILKAHEQYGQKVVVLVDEYDKPILDNIDDSERAAELREGLKNLYSVLKGQDAHLQFIFMTGVSKFSKVSLFSGLNQLHDITLHEDYATICGYTQHDLETTFAGHLEGVDWQQLKTWYNGYQFLGEAVYNPYDILLFISGNRRYRNYWFETGNPSFLIKLFQQKAYFLPDLEQLEVSEEILDSFDVEAIDPVTLLFQAGYLTIEKAYTGFDGQFTFQLKVPNREVRQALNSHLINGYTQTLASEKLKIQHQVFDCLNQGDLPQLQTVLQRLFAAIPWRNFTNNDLPDSEGYYASVLYAFFASLNATIIPEDTTNRGQVDLAVELGDFIYVMEIKLDKSADYQVQTPNPALQQIQGKGYAKKYRNQGKTLFEVGLIFNRSQRNLVQLDWLPT is encoded by the coding sequence GTGCAACTAACTGAATTGGAATCGGCGATGAGCGACTTGAAAAAACTGCCTCTGGCGATACAAACTTTCGCCGAAATCCGCGAGAATCCTTATTGCTATGTCGACAAAACCGAGCATATTCGGAGAATGATCGACAGCAGTAAAGCCTATTTCTTATCACGCCCACGGCGCTTCGGCAAAAGCTTGCTGGTCGACACGCTAAAAGAACTGTTCGAAGGCAATCAAGTTTTGTTCGAAGGCTTATTTATTTATGATAAATGGAATTGGAACTTAACCTATCCTGTCATCAAAATCGATTTCGCCTCGGGCATCTTGCAAAGCCGAAAGCAACTCGACGAGCGCATTGAAATCATCTTGGCGGAAAATCAACAAAGGTTAAGCGTCGAGTCCCGCAACGAGCGAGCGGATATTCCGGGAAAGTTTACGGATTTAATCTTAAAAGCGCACGAACAATACGGTCAAAAAGTCGTCGTCTTGGTCGATGAATACGACAAGCCGATCTTGGACAATATCGATGATTCGGAACGCGCCGCCGAACTGCGCGAAGGGTTGAAGAATTTGTACTCGGTACTCAAAGGCCAGGACGCGCATCTGCAATTCATATTCATGACCGGCGTGAGCAAGTTTTCGAAGGTCAGTTTATTCAGCGGCCTTAATCAGTTGCACGACATTACCCTGCATGAGGACTATGCGACAATTTGCGGTTACACGCAGCATGATCTGGAAACCACTTTTGCCGGCCACCTGGAAGGCGTGGACTGGCAGCAACTGAAAACCTGGTATAACGGCTATCAATTTCTCGGTGAGGCGGTCTATAACCCTTATGATATATTGCTGTTTATCAGCGGCAACCGCCGTTACCGCAATTATTGGTTCGAAACCGGCAATCCGAGCTTCTTGATCAAACTGTTTCAGCAAAAAGCTTACTTTCTGCCGGACTTGGAACAACTGGAGGTTTCCGAAGAAATACTGGACTCGTTCGATGTCGAAGCGATAGACCCGGTCACCTTGCTGTTTCAAGCAGGCTATTTGACGATTGAAAAAGCGTATACGGGATTTGACGGTCAATTTACGTTTCAACTCAAAGTGCCCAACCGCGAAGTCCGGCAAGCGCTAAATTCGCATCTGATCAATGGCTATACCCAAACACTGGCTAGCGAAAAACTCAAAATTCAGCATCAGGTATTCGACTGCTTGAATCAAGGCGATCTGCCGCAATTGCAAACCGTCTTACAACGTTTATTCGCAGCCATACCGTGGCGCAACTTTACCAACAATGACTTACCCGATTCCGAAGGCTACTACGCCAGCGTGCTCTATGCGTTTTTTGCTAGTTTGAATGCTACGATCATTCCGGAGGATACCACGAACCGAGGCCAAGTCGACTTGGCCGTAGAGCTGGGCGATTTCATCTACGTCATGGAAATCAAGCTGGACAAAAGTGCCGACTACCAAGTGCAAACGCCGAATCCGGCTTTGCAGCAAATTCAAGGCAAAGGTTATGCGAAAAAATATCGGAATCAGGGAAAAACGCTTTTTGAAGTTGGGTTAATTTTCAACCGGTCCCAACGTAATTTGGTACAGCTCGATTGGCTGCCGACTTAA
- the pseB gene encoding UDP-N-acetylglucosamine 4,6-dehydratase (inverting): MLQGKNILITGGTGSFGKQCAKVLLERYDPNKLVIFSRDELKQYEMRQVFNQKCMRYFIGDIRDQSRLKRALEDIDIVIHAAALKQVPAAEYNPFECIKTNVLGAQNLIEACLDTGVQRVVALSTDKAAAPINLYGATKLCSDKLFVAANNIKGSRDIRFSVVRYGNVMGSRGSVVPFFLQQRKTGILPITDPEMTRFNISLQEGVDMVLWAIENAWGGEVLVPKIPSYRITDLAMAIGPECEHRIVGIRAGEKIHEEMITVSDSFNTVDLESYYAILPAGAAYNMKNYCARTGSQKVPPGFRYDSGSNERFLSIDELRLLVDSFRNHE, encoded by the coding sequence ATGCTACAAGGAAAAAATATATTGATAACCGGCGGTACCGGGTCCTTCGGAAAGCAATGCGCAAAAGTATTGTTGGAGCGTTACGATCCAAATAAACTGGTTATTTTTTCTAGGGATGAGCTCAAGCAATATGAAATGCGGCAGGTTTTTAATCAAAAATGCATGCGCTATTTTATTGGCGATATCAGGGATCAAAGTCGTTTGAAGAGAGCGCTGGAAGATATCGATATCGTGATACATGCGGCCGCACTCAAACAGGTGCCGGCTGCCGAATACAATCCTTTTGAGTGCATCAAGACCAATGTATTGGGCGCGCAAAACCTGATCGAAGCCTGTTTAGATACCGGGGTGCAACGGGTGGTGGCACTCTCGACTGACAAAGCCGCCGCGCCAATCAATCTCTATGGCGCTACCAAGCTATGTTCCGATAAGCTGTTTGTGGCCGCCAATAATATTAAAGGCTCTAGAGATATACGCTTTAGTGTCGTGCGTTATGGTAATGTTATGGGTAGCCGAGGCTCGGTAGTCCCGTTTTTTTTGCAACAACGTAAAACCGGTATTTTGCCGATTACCGACCCGGAGATGACGCGCTTTAATATCAGTCTTCAAGAGGGCGTGGATATGGTGCTCTGGGCGATCGAGAACGCCTGGGGGGGGGAAGTGCTGGTGCCGAAGATTCCCTCGTATCGGATTACCGATTTAGCGATGGCTATTGGTCCGGAATGCGAACACCGGATAGTCGGGATTCGTGCCGGCGAAAAAATCCATGAGGAAATGATCACCGTCAGCGATAGTTTCAACACGGTCGATTTAGAATCCTATTATGCGATTTTGCCGGCGGGAGCCGCATACAACATGAAAAATTATTGCGCCCGCACCGGCTCGCAAAAAGTTCCTCCCGGATTTCGATATGATAGCGGTAGCAATGAGCGTTTTTTATCGATCGATGAATTACGTTTGTTGGTCGATAGCTTTAGGAATCATGAATAA
- the pseC gene encoding UDP-4-amino-4,6-dideoxy-N-acetyl-beta-L-altrosamine transaminase, with translation MIPYSRQSISEDDIQAVVEVLKSDFLTQGPVVPRFEQSVADYCRASHAVAVNSATSALHLACLALDVKSGDMVWTSPITFVASANCALYCGAGVDFVDIDPDTYNLSVECLTKKLAEAECQGRLPKVVIPVHFGGLSCDMVAIRELSRRYGFKIIEDASHAIGGRYRDEPVGNCRYSDITVFSFHPVKIMTTGEGGIAVTNDIELARRMALLRSHGITRDANQMTHEPDGPWYYQQIELGFNYRMTDLQAALGLSQLKRLDIFVERRHQLAGLYRQRLIDFPVNWQLQPNDCRSALHLFVIRLQNSRIGKSHLEVFRLLRNSGIGINMHYIPVHLQPYYKNKGFQLGDYPEAEKYYGEAISLPLYPDLTEWQLCEVAKVLGASLN, from the coding sequence ATGATACCCTATAGCCGGCAAAGTATTTCAGAGGACGATATTCAAGCTGTGGTCGAGGTGCTAAAGTCCGATTTTTTGACGCAAGGACCTGTTGTTCCTCGGTTTGAGCAATCCGTGGCCGATTATTGCCGGGCTAGTCATGCCGTGGCGGTCAACAGCGCTACGTCAGCCCTGCATCTTGCCTGTCTGGCGCTGGATGTCAAGTCGGGCGATATGGTTTGGACCAGTCCGATCACTTTTGTCGCCAGTGCCAATTGCGCGCTGTATTGTGGCGCCGGTGTCGATTTTGTCGACATCGACCCCGATACCTATAATCTAAGCGTAGAATGCTTGACGAAAAAATTAGCCGAGGCCGAGTGCCAAGGTCGCTTGCCCAAGGTTGTGATTCCAGTGCATTTCGGCGGGTTGTCTTGCGATATGGTAGCGATCCGCGAATTAAGCCGGCGCTACGGTTTCAAAATTATCGAAGATGCCTCGCATGCGATTGGTGGACGATATCGTGACGAACCGGTCGGAAATTGTCGTTATTCCGACATCACCGTATTCAGTTTTCACCCTGTGAAAATTATGACTACCGGCGAAGGCGGCATTGCTGTGACGAACGATATCGAACTTGCCCGAAGAATGGCTTTGCTGCGCAGTCACGGTATCACCCGCGATGCAAATCAAATGACGCATGAACCGGACGGGCCCTGGTATTATCAGCAAATCGAGCTGGGTTTCAATTACCGGATGACCGACTTGCAAGCAGCGTTGGGGCTGAGTCAGCTTAAACGGTTGGATATATTTGTCGAGCGCCGGCATCAGTTAGCCGGCCTTTATAGGCAAAGGCTGATAGATTTTCCGGTAAATTGGCAACTGCAACCGAATGACTGTCGTTCTGCTCTTCATTTGTTCGTTATAAGGTTGCAGAATTCGCGAATAGGCAAATCCCATTTGGAAGTATTTCGTCTGTTGCGTAATTCGGGCATAGGCATCAACATGCACTATATTCCTGTTCATTTACAACCATATTATAAAAACAAAGGTTTTCAGCTAGGCGACTATCCGGAAGCCGAAAAGTATTACGGCGAAGCAATCTCATTACCTCTTTATCCCGACTTGACTGAATGGCAACTTTGCGAGGTAGCTAAGGTTTTGGGGGCAAGTTTAAATTAG
- the pseF gene encoding pseudaminic acid cytidylyltransferase, which translates to MKIAVIPARGGSKRIPRKNIKDFCGKPIIAWSIEAAKVSDLFDHIIVSTDDEEIAEVARNWGAEVPFMRPAELSNDFTGTGAVTRHALKWSLEHYGDIECVCTLYATAPFIRAADLRAGYQALVDQAKAAAFTVTSFPYPIQRALRITSSGGVEMMQPDYRMTRSQDLEPAYHDAGQFYWERTPALLQDTLLPADLVLPIVLPRHQVQDIDTEEDWIRAELMFKVWFQIQKNAV; encoded by the coding sequence GTGAAAATAGCTGTAATACCCGCACGGGGCGGAAGTAAACGTATTCCACGTAAGAACATCAAGGATTTTTGTGGCAAGCCGATAATTGCTTGGTCTATCGAAGCGGCCAAAGTTAGCGACCTGTTCGATCATATCATCGTGTCTACCGATGATGAGGAAATCGCAGAGGTTGCCAGGAACTGGGGCGCAGAAGTACCATTCATGCGGCCTGCAGAATTGTCCAATGATTTTACTGGTACGGGCGCTGTAACCCGGCATGCTTTGAAATGGTCGCTAGAACATTACGGAGATATCGAGTGCGTATGTACTCTGTATGCTACCGCTCCTTTCATTCGTGCTGCGGATTTACGCGCCGGTTATCAAGCCTTAGTTGATCAAGCTAAGGCGGCTGCTTTTACCGTGACCAGTTTTCCATATCCAATTCAACGGGCATTGAGGATTACCTCCTCTGGAGGGGTTGAAATGATGCAACCCGACTATAGAATGACGCGTTCCCAAGATTTGGAGCCTGCTTATCATGATGCCGGTCAGTTTTATTGGGAGCGCACTCCAGCATTATTGCAGGATACTTTATTGCCGGCGGATTTAGTGTTACCTATCGTGTTGCCGCGCCATCAAGTACAAGACATCGATACCGAGGAAGATTGGATACGAGCGGAATTGATGTTCAAAGTTTGGTTTCAAATTCAAAAAAACGCAGTCTAA
- a CDS encoding class I SAM-dependent methyltransferase, with the protein MSNETKLPWVSIDSFVGNQTDPSLTCHRPCPVCDSLRYRVLLEFKDFQFFSDAVESPKRTTVRNVQCLDCQAIYLNPCYSSVGFDYLFAEAGCSYGASEGRPLEQQSWLVARSLLNTGVNLLDIGCYDGRFLSQLPTNIRRIGVDIDAIAIANGLAQYGEADLELVHGAFESFTCPIQPDVITMFHVLEHLSNPLAVLRHLHNLSHADTKLVIEVPVIEFGNTNDINGFLSVQHMTHFSLNSLRQLLQRAGWLLLESQKIEGYNGYRVLVQPGEVRDAVLSNSGDLGLAHAYLAHWFTNLATVEKRIASCADVPRMVIWGGGMHSEFVYQITSLFRQNRKRQYIVVDSDPLKQGKSWRGLPIFSSKILSEMDWTECRLLVSSYGSQERMVTSALELGVPAEALVCLYDMIHVY; encoded by the coding sequence ATGAGCAACGAAACCAAGCTGCCCTGGGTTAGCATAGATAGCTTCGTCGGTAATCAAACCGATCCCTCTCTGACTTGCCATCGGCCTTGCCCTGTTTGCGATAGTTTGCGGTATCGGGTGTTGTTGGAATTCAAAGATTTTCAATTTTTTAGCGATGCGGTCGAATCGCCTAAACGGACGACAGTTCGTAACGTGCAATGCTTAGATTGCCAAGCGATTTACCTGAATCCTTGCTATAGCTCGGTTGGGTTTGATTATTTATTTGCGGAGGCGGGCTGTAGTTACGGGGCCAGTGAGGGACGTCCGCTGGAACAACAGAGTTGGCTGGTCGCAAGAAGTTTGCTGAATACTGGAGTAAACTTGTTGGACATTGGTTGCTACGACGGTCGGTTTTTAAGTCAGTTGCCAACAAATATACGCCGTATAGGGGTCGACATCGATGCCATTGCCATTGCTAACGGTTTGGCCCAATACGGGGAGGCGGACTTAGAATTGGTGCATGGAGCTTTCGAATCATTTACATGCCCGATACAACCCGATGTCATCACCATGTTTCATGTATTGGAACATTTGTCCAATCCGCTGGCGGTACTACGGCATTTGCACAACTTATCCCATGCCGATACTAAGTTAGTAATTGAAGTGCCAGTGATCGAGTTCGGCAACACCAACGATATTAACGGTTTTTTGTCCGTGCAGCACATGACTCATTTCAGTCTTAATAGTTTGCGGCAACTATTGCAACGTGCGGGATGGCTGTTGTTGGAAAGCCAAAAAATAGAGGGTTACAATGGTTACCGGGTGTTGGTGCAGCCCGGCGAGGTAAGGGACGCCGTGCTCTCCAATTCTGGTGATTTGGGGTTGGCGCATGCGTATTTGGCGCATTGGTTTACCAATTTAGCGACGGTCGAAAAACGGATTGCCAGTTGTGCCGATGTGCCACGCATGGTGATATGGGGCGGTGGGATGCATAGCGAGTTTGTGTATCAGATAACTTCTTTATTTAGGCAAAATCGTAAACGCCAATATATCGTGGTTGACAGCGACCCATTGAAACAAGGTAAAAGTTGGCGAGGCTTACCGATTTTTTCATCCAAGATTCTGTCTGAGATGGATTGGACGGAATGTCGCTTGTTGGTTTCCAGCTACGGCAGTCAGGAGCGGATGGTTACCTCGGCCTTGGAGTTGGGCGTGCCGGCTGAAGCGTTAGTATGTTTGTACGATATGATTCATGTCTATTAG
- a CDS encoding class I SAM-dependent methyltransferase has translation MSLKFIRPHVVFNLIDQAEDCFNEMRLVVPNRHTYTGGSPTLLEKALIYALMKYANPKRIFEFGTYVGATTRLFHDNSQAQIYTIDIGNLTQEILDKEVNHADIELIKKTQAAGSNHIKGLDRITKILCDSTQYDYSQLPTFDFIWIDGGHDLFVAKPDTEHAYQILDKTNPNACVAWHDYNSDLYPELTQYINEIANDRDIFYIEGTMLCFALPNQAVDLPSSLY, from the coding sequence ATGAGCCTCAAGTTTATACGCCCTCACGTTGTTTTCAATTTGATCGACCAAGCCGAAGACTGTTTCAACGAAATGCGCTTGGTCGTCCCTAATCGCCATACCTATACCGGCGGTAGCCCGACGTTGTTGGAAAAAGCGTTGATTTACGCCTTAATGAAATACGCTAATCCCAAACGGATATTTGAGTTCGGCACCTATGTGGGTGCTACCACACGGCTTTTTCATGATAATAGCCAGGCCCAAATCTACACCATTGACATAGGCAATTTGACTCAGGAAATCTTGGATAAAGAGGTCAATCACGCAGATATCGAATTGATCAAGAAAACCCAGGCGGCTGGGTCGAATCATATTAAAGGTTTGGATAGAATTACCAAAATTCTTTGCGATTCGACGCAGTATGATTATTCACAATTGCCTACTTTCGATTTTATCTGGATAGACGGCGGCCACGATCTTTTTGTCGCTAAACCCGATACCGAACATGCTTACCAAATACTCGATAAAACTAATCCGAATGCCTGTGTCGCTTGGCACGACTATAACAGTGATTTATATCCCGAGTTGACGCAATATATCAATGAGATAGCCAACGATAGGGATATATTTTATATTGAGGGTACGATGCTTTGTTTCGCATTACCTAACCAAGCCGTCGATTTGCCTTCCTCGCTGTATTAA
- a CDS encoding transketolase, with amino-acid sequence MNELSIKANQIRRDALFSIYHAGSGHPGGALSCADLLAYLFFAEGGKTKQDRFILSKGHSCPILYAVLAEAGWIPKSSLISLRKLGSPLQGHPHVSVMPAVEASTGSLGQGFSIAIGMAMGLRQQNDPSRVYVMLGDGELQEGEVWEGAMCAAQFELDKLCAIVDYNKIQSDDFNDNIIGLEPLRAKWEAFGWLVVEIDGHDFEQIDAAFITAKSSSCKPVVIIAHTVKGQGVSYMAGVPAWHGSVKLRAEELQQALRDLGTEEDRIPAYLDGSIWSERS; translated from the coding sequence ATGAACGAATTATCGATTAAAGCCAATCAGATTCGACGCGATGCCTTATTCTCGATTTACCATGCCGGTTCCGGTCATCCCGGCGGTGCGTTGTCCTGTGCCGATTTGTTGGCCTACTTGTTTTTTGCGGAGGGCGGCAAAACCAAACAAGACCGTTTTATACTATCCAAGGGTCATTCTTGCCCGATATTGTATGCTGTGCTGGCGGAAGCCGGTTGGATTCCAAAATCGTCTCTGATATCTTTGCGTAAACTAGGTTCGCCGTTGCAAGGTCATCCGCATGTGTCTGTCATGCCTGCGGTTGAAGCAAGCACTGGTTCCTTGGGACAAGGATTTTCGATTGCGATCGGAATGGCAATGGGCTTGCGTCAACAAAACGACCCATCGCGAGTTTACGTCATGTTGGGCGACGGCGAACTTCAAGAGGGAGAGGTTTGGGAAGGTGCGATGTGCGCTGCGCAATTCGAACTGGATAAACTTTGCGCGATTGTTGATTACAATAAAATTCAGAGTGATGACTTCAATGATAATATCATCGGCTTGGAGCCATTGCGGGCCAAGTGGGAAGCCTTCGGTTGGCTTGTCGTTGAAATCGATGGTCACGACTTCGAGCAGATTGATGCCGCCTTTATTACTGCCAAAAGTTCGAGCTGCAAACCGGTGGTTATAATCGCGCATACAGTTAAAGGTCAGGGCGTGTCCTACATGGCTGGCGTGCCGGCCTGGCACGGCAGCGTTAAGTTACGTGCCGAAGAACTCCAACAGGCTTTGCGCGATCTCGGCACCGAAGAAGACCGGATACCCGCCTATCTTGACGGCAGTATTTGGAGTGAACGATCATGA
- a CDS encoding transketolase C-terminal domain-containing protein produces MQTISAPVLIGTSGDSLREAFGRTLVKLAASHADFVVFDADVAGGTGVHHFRKAYPQRFFQFGIAEQNMTAAAGGFAATGAPVFVTTFAVFTLRALEQARLAVAYPKRNVKIVASHPGLDVGPDGASAQCLEDLAVFRSMPNMVVVSPADALEVEQATFEILNYQGPVYMRTGRSPAQRILPADYRFELGKGKILRNGSDVTIVACGVEVARALDAADALADRGIYARVVNMATLKPLDSNLLKICAEETGCFVTAEDHNIVGGLGGAVAESLARIHPCPIEFIGIRDSFGESGEPDELAEKYQLTSEYIANAAIKVIGRKV; encoded by the coding sequence ATGCAAACTATCTCAGCGCCGGTGTTGATTGGTACCAGCGGCGATTCCCTTCGTGAGGCCTTCGGCAGAACCCTGGTCAAACTGGCAGCCAGTCACGCCGATTTTGTCGTGTTCGATGCCGATGTGGCCGGCGGCACCGGCGTTCACCATTTCCGCAAGGCATATCCCCAACGCTTCTTCCAATTCGGTATCGCCGAGCAAAACATGACTGCGGCGGCCGGAGGATTTGCCGCCACTGGCGCGCCGGTATTTGTGACCACTTTTGCCGTGTTTACTTTGCGGGCGTTGGAGCAGGCAAGGCTAGCGGTTGCTTATCCCAAGCGCAATGTCAAAATTGTCGCCAGTCATCCCGGTCTCGATGTCGGCCCGGATGGTGCGTCGGCACAATGCCTTGAGGACTTGGCCGTATTCCGATCCATGCCCAATATGGTGGTAGTGTCGCCGGCCGATGCCTTAGAAGTTGAGCAAGCCACGTTTGAAATCTTGAATTATCAAGGTCCTGTTTATATGCGTACTGGACGCAGTCCCGCGCAACGTATCTTGCCAGCCGATTATCGTTTTGAATTGGGTAAGGGCAAGATTTTGCGCAACGGCAGCGACGTTACAATAGTGGCCTGCGGTGTTGAAGTAGCAAGGGCCCTTGATGCAGCAGACGCGCTGGCAGATCGAGGTATTTACGCACGCGTGGTCAACATGGCTACGCTCAAACCCTTAGATAGCAATTTATTGAAAATTTGCGCCGAAGAGACAGGCTGTTTTGTAACTGCGGAAGACCACAATATCGTCGGCGGTTTGGGTGGTGCGGTGGCGGAGTCCTTGGCGAGAATTCATCCCTGCCCGATCGAATTCATTGGCATTCGCGATAGCTTCGGCGAGTCGGGAGAGCCTGACGAATTGGCGGAGAAATACCAATTGACTAGCGAGTATATCGCTAACGCGGCGATCAAGGTCATCGGGAGAAAAGTATGA